The Gadus macrocephalus chromosome 21, ASM3116895v1 genome has a segment encoding these proteins:
- the tdrd6 gene encoding tudor domain-containing 6 isoform X3: MSSIPGLPPVGSDVTVLVTRVNLNANCVLVELWANFNKEREAEYKCMERSIQYPGELFREQDGDPGDHCLACVDDTWSRTRIVSRNGNNYTVFLIDKGWIHGATTNLLAWGKKDYFLLPPEVEFCVLSNILPLSPDNRWSPMALQFLDSLSGITVRALVQNVLVPQRTFLLHIACISKQMHEMGFAKCLSPPEFNDYVLKSVHSDNRIALSPGPPQQSTADRGEPFDQQQSFMYVELPIGIVETVIITEVTSPLRVFCQLKVCSQELKKLSEKLTKHYEGRTSSSTGPDTLGSPCAARGNDGKWYRSVVRQILPANNAVEVFNVDSGKKQFVLVDNVKPLAAEFFRMPVMTYITSLHGIIDKGVGWTAGQIDQLRSLLLCQTVVARFEYHSLSEGVHYVTLYGQDNKNLNTLFGSTERCLLESEKLLVDYVGDGPLCKTGDQAPHEGQGDAQSSPKAVKLVGRKTPKEQIPVEDLPLGSSLVVVVLRVSSPSEFWIQTQKYAIEFDHLMAGISDLDRDPVNPTVGSYCAARLQDGLMYRSRVVEVRETKIKVFLVDYGKTEVVDQGSICFLPNKFRELPQLALQCKLAGVKPRNERWTRTEVDFFTRSVTDKLLHSRVVTQYDGGYGVRLTDSVAHGEKDVGKLMCSYDIAVQDDAQSEDGYKVASPHAMTTLAPNRGAAPLVVKDSISDCQPQNPVDLNNNEGRPATLGEQRFAIGSTLEVNVSCIESPNDFWCQLTRNMTFLRLLMQDLQTYYAESQFSPFAEKLCVARHPDDGMWYRAIVIHRHVTRHVNVLFVDFGKTKAAVPLCNLRKICPAFLKLKGQAFRCSLYNPEEPLPPIKDWNQEARAQFKEFVETAVSKHVDLKCTVYATMYSEQKVLHNIVDLETPFESVCTRMLQLSKSTPPKKIPAPLIRLDTYCYSAHNIKMGTEEMMTVTSVDSANQFYCQLDRNFDVVEDLTVKLQSLCERLKNAKLPTLFGTVCFAKYPDGHWYRGLIKATKPSIRVFFVDYGDTLEVDKAGILPVPMEATEIMMVPVQAIECGLADVPANVQSEVNSWFKTKATDGSFRGLVVAKEPCGKLLVELYDETSQVNSEIRKTFLTALPKGVPELKDNTQAPKRKPCSDPKPVPHLENDVKVSRATSWSENRHSQRLNEKSNPLTQDRYKTPHQRNMASRIEAGQQWTDQVDTQPIEQYVPEQRQQRSVSHLHCTESQQSKVVLEPKKPAPKQSEKPRTLDVKVEPLRYLLPNFSEGQKLEAYVATIKGPHTFWCQPADGEELDRITHAVSELGNAEHKPLDPKLLSHGRACVALFTDEQWYRAEVRSLDGSKLSAHFVDYGNDSQVNIKDVREITSELVKIKAQAFLCELDGFDDANGSWTEGAVEHIAELMTDKLLELTVVKVLGEDEGKFKCIVQVLCEGNKINATARSYWRSSRTENNIDSTELSAVHPTLLPCDSAVQDTAMPQSKSEAEEPEHHTMEKESPRDPPDEQHTVGSEKSEEPSILSEVAMVSELTSESLDQTTHSPQSDSVGDEEVPVLCEAQPGDGAARLSDKDEACQPESLSTDDSVIKPDQDCQRDDPQVDDKGSGPDQDGLEDTPATLELDLDSEFGGLRVAEALPVGAMCIIRSQTSQRWCRAIILKNLPDHTLVVLIDEEREMLVRPDAVFESVVPRADQLDANNNQCSDPHSVPFPTQLLAGELSDDSEGTLVGVEEMTSREDGDLETSLSEGTPPRMDGPLPVQDNGAPSAPCGPSQPGTAAPDELLGTVEEVVHPSSEEVVPCTREEVVPCTREEVVNPSSEEVQQRSTQALSCPTEKEVQLPLTDAVLMPSTKEEVQVNPLAEEVPLPFSDDEEGLLPSRLEGPPLAEEVVVSPPDETVMEQGPSPRVGEPRATAVAAGRELAGDERPTEGRPLQGAGARGPTMLHRAILNFFWWTGLSSGPVPVDEEQGTPEIQPIAAPRRDAEDLMERVPLGSAGQSLEAQLSSVTHLSLVIHDSSENLTNEE, from the exons ATGTCTTCAATACCTGGACTTCCGCCGGTGGGATCGGACGTTACTGTTCTGGTAACTCGTGTCAATTTGAACGCCAACTGTGTGCTTGTAGAGTTATGGGCCAACTTCAACAAAGAAAGGGAAGCAGAATATAAGTGCATGGAAAGGTCCATTCAGTATCCCGGTGAACTGTTTCGAGAGCAGGACGGAGATCCTGGAGACCATTGCTTGGCCTGTGTCGATGATACCTGGTCCCGAACACGCATAGTATCGAGAAATGGCAATAATTACACAGTGTTCCTCATTGACAAGGGTTGGATACATGGGGCCACCACAAACTTGTTGGCATGGGGCAAGAAAGACTACTTTCTCTTGCCACCCGAGGTTGAATTCTGTGTGCTGTCCAATATCCTGCCGCTCTCCCCTGACAACAGGTGGTCTCCAATGGCTCTGCAGTTTCTTGATTCACTCTCTGGGATAACAGTGAGGGCATTGGTTCAAAATGTGCTTGTTCCACAGAGAACCTTTCTCTTGCACATTGCATGCATATCGAAGCAAATGCACGAGATGGGGTTTGCCAAATGTTTGTCTCCTCCTGAGTTCAACGACTATGTGCTCAAGTCGGTGCATTCTGACAACAGAATAGCACTTTCCCCAGGGCCCCCTCAGCAGTCCACAGCGGACAGGGGTGAGCCTTTTGACCAACAGCAGTCCTTCATGTATGTCGAGCTGCCCATAGGGATTGTGGAGACGGTCATCATCACCGAGGTGACCAGCCCACTGCGGGTGTTCTGCCAGCTCAAAGTTTGCTCGCAGGAACTAAAGAAACTCTCGGAGAAATTAACAAAGCATTACGAAGGCCGGACCTCCAGCTCCACTGGCCCTGATACGCTTGGATCTCCGTGTGCAGCGAGAGGAAATGACGGGAAGTGGTACCGGTCGGTCGTGCGGCAGATCCTTCCGGCCAACAACGCTGTGGAAGTGTTCAATGTCGACTCTGGAAAGAAACAGTTTGTTCTCGTGGACAATGTAAAACCGCTGGCGGCCGAGTTTTTCAGAATGCCGGTCATGACCTACATCACCTCCCTCCACGGCATCATCGACAAAGGGGTGGGCTGGACGGCCGGCCAAATCGACCAACTCCGGTCCCTTCTGCTGTGCCAAACCGTGGTCGCCAGATTCGAGTACCACAGCCTCTCGGAAGGCGTTCATTATGTCACGCTGTACGGCCAAGACAATAAAAACCTGAACACCTTGTTTGGCTCCACTGAGCGTTGCCTGCTGGAAAGCGAGAAGCTGCTTGTGGATTATGTTGGGGACGGCCCTTTGTGTAAGACCGGTGATCAAGCTCCACATGAAGGTCAAGGAGATGCCCAGAGCTCTCCCAAGGCTGTGAAGCTCGTCGGAAGAAAGACACCCAAAGAACAAATACCGGTGGAAGATCTTCCTCTCGGTTCTTCCCTTGTTGTGGTGGTCCTCCGTGTCTCTTCGCCGTCCGAGTTTTGGATTCAGACACAGAAATATGCCATCGAATTTGATCATCTGATGGCTGGCATTTCTGACCTGGACAGGGATCCGGTCAACCCAACTGTTGGCTCCTACTGTGCAGCTAGGCTACAAGATGGCCTTATGTACAGATCAAGGGTAGTTGAAGTGAGGGAAACCAAAATCAAAGTTTTCTTGGTTGATTATGGAAAAACAGAAGTTGTTGACCAGGGAAGCATCTGCTTTCTTCCAAACAAGTTCAGAGAGCTCCCTCAACTTGCATTACAATGTAAGCTTGCAGGCGTCAAGCCAAGAAACGAGAGGTGGACCCGCACAGAGGTCGACTTTTTCACAAGATCGGTTACAGATAAACTCCTGCACAGCCGGGTGGTCACCCAGTATGACGGTGGCTATGGTGTCCGACTGACGGACTCTGTAGCACATGGAGAAAAAGACGTGGGCAAGCTAATGTGCAGTTATGACATTGCAGTGCAGGATGATGCACAGAGTGAAGATGGGTACAAAGTCGCCTCTCCACATGCCATGACTACCCTGGCACCAAACCGTGGTGCCGCGCCATTGGTTGTCAAGGACTCTATCTCAGATTGTCAACCTCAAAACCCTGTTGATCTCAACAACAATGAGGGCCGACCTGCTACACTCGGTGAGCAAAGGTTTGCAATCGGAAGCACCCTTGAGGTCAACGTATCTTGCATTGAAAGCCCAAATGATTTCTGGTGCCAGTTGACTCGAAACATGACTTTTCTCAGACTGCTCATGCAGGACTTGCAGACCTACTACGCTGAGAGTCAGTTCTCTCCCTTTGCGGAAAAGTTATGCGTCGCTCGCCATCCTGACGATGGAATGTGGTACCGGGCCATTGTAATCCACAGGCATGTGACACGCCATGTCAATGTGCTGTTTGTGGACTTTGGAAAGACGAAGGCAGCTGTCCCCCTGTGCAACCTGAGGAAGATATGCCCAGCATTTCTGAAACTCAAGGGACAAGCTTTCCGCTGTTCTCTTTACAATCCTGAGGAACCATTGCCGCCTATTAAAGATTGGAACCAGGAGGCAAGGGCACAGTTCAAGGAATTTGTCGAGACTGCTGTGTCCAAGCATGTGGATTTAAAATGCACTGTGTACGCAACCATGTACAGTGAACAGAAGGTTCTGCATAACATTGTGGATCTGGAAACGCCTTTTGAAAGTGTTTGCACTCGTATGCTCCAGCTGTCAAAAAGCACGCCTCCAAAGAAGATTCCTGCGCCGTTGATTCGACTGGACACGTACTGTTACTCTGCACACAACATCAAAATGGGGACGGAGGAGATGATGACGGTAACATCTGTGGATAGCGCAAATCAGTTCTACTGCCAGCTGGACCGCAACTTTGATGTGGTGGAAGACCTCACAGTGAAGCTGCAGAGCTTGTGTGAACGACTAAAAAACGCTAAACTCCCCACATTGTTTGGAACGGTGTGCTTTGCAAAGTATCCCGATGGACACTGGTATAGAGGACTGATCAAGGCCACAAAGCCATCCATTCGTGTCTTCTTTGTAGATTATGGTGACACTCTCGAGGTGGACAAAGCGGGCATACTCCCTGTTCCTATGGAGGCTACTGAGATCATGATGGTGCCGGTGCAAGCGATCGAGTGTGGTCTCGCCGACGTCCCCGCCAATGTTCAAAGCGAGGTTAACAGCTGGTTTAAGACGAAAGCCACAGATGGTTCATTCAGAGGATTGGTTGTAGCCAAAGAACCATGCGGCAAACTCCTTGTTGAACTGTATGACGAAACAAGCCAAGTCAACTCTGAGATCAGAAAAACCTTCCTGACTGCCCTCCCAAAAGGTGTCCCAGAGTTGAAGGATAACACTCAGGCTCCAAAGAGAAAACCGTGTTCGGACCCAAAACCAGTGCCTCACCTTGAGAATGATGTTAAAGTATCAAGAGCAACCTCTTGGTCTGAAAACAGGCACTCGCAGCGACTCAATGAGAAGTCCAATCCCCTGACACAGGATCGCTACAAAACGCCACACCAAAGGAACATGGCCAGCCGGATAGAGGCGGGGCAACAGTGGACCGACCAAGTGGACACCCAACCAATAGAACAATATGTCCCTGAACAACGGCAACAGCGTTCTGTATCTCATCTACATTGCACAGAATCCCAGCAAAGTAAAGTGGTCTTGGAGCCTAAAAAGCCGGCCCCCAAGCAGTCAGAGAAACCAAGGACTTTGGATGTGAAAGTGGAACCTCTTCGGTATCTCCTACCTAATTTCTCCGAGGGGCAGAAATTGGAGGCCTATGTCGCAACCATTAAAGGGCCTCATACCTTCTGGTGTCAGCCTGCAGACGGTGAAGAGCTCGATAGAATCACCCATGCCGTTTCAGAGCTGGGAAACGCCGAACACAAGCCTCTTGATCCGAAGCTGCTCTCACACGGCAGAGCGTGTGTCGCCCTTTTCACAGACGAGCAGTGGTATCGAGCAGAGGTCCGCAGCCTGGATGGCAGCAAACTCTCTGCTCACTTCGTGGACTACGGAAACGACTCGCAAGTCAACATTAAAGATGTGAGGGAAATTACCTCTGAGCTCGTCAAGATTAAAGCGCAGGCGTTTCTGTGCGAGCTTGACGGGTTTGATGATGCAAATGGCTCCTGGACAGAGGGGGCAGTTGAACACATAGCGGAGCTCATGACGGACAAGTTGTTGGAGTTGACCGTTGTGAAGGTACTGGGGGAAGACGAGGGCAAATTCAAGTGCATTGTTCAGGTGTTGTGTGAAGGCAATAAGATTAATGCCACGGCAAGATCATACTGGAGAAGCTCCCGAACTGAAAATAACATTGATTCCACGGAACTATCGGCTGTGCACCCAACATTACTGCCCTGCGATTCTGCTGTCCAAGACACGGCGATGCCACAGTCCAAGAGTGAAGCAGAAGAACCTGAGCATCACACCATGGAGAAGGAATCTCCAAGAGACCCTCCAGATGAACAGCACACCGTTGGCTCTGAGAAGTCTGAGGAGCCTAGCATACTTTCTGAGGTGGCTATGGTGTCAGAACTGACTTCGGAAAGCCTGGATCAAACCACTCATTCACCGCAATCGGACTCTGTCGGTGATGAAGAGGTCCCCGTTTTATGTGAAGCTCAACCTGGAGATGGAGCCGCCCGACTATCGGATAAGGATGAAGCATGTCAACCGGAGTCGTTGAGCACAGACGACAGCGTGATCAAACCGGACCAGGACTGCCAACGTGATGACCCTCAAGTTGATGACAAGGGTTCAGGTCCTGATCAAGACGGCCTAGAAGATACTCCGGCAACTCTGGAACTGGATTTGGATTCTG AGTTTGGTGGACTGAGAGTGGCAGAAGCTCTGCCGGTGGGGGCCATGTGTATCATCCGGTCACAGACGAGCCAGCGATGGTGTCGAGCAATAATCCTGAAAAACCTACCGGACCACACGTTG GTTGTGTTGATcgatgaggagagggagatgctCGTCCGTCCAGACGCTGTATTTGAGTCGGTGGTGCCGCGAGCGGATCAG CTGGATGCAAACAACAACCAGTGCAGCGACCCCCACAGTGTCCCATTCCCAACCCAACTCCTGGCTG GTGAACTGAGTGACGACAGCGAGGGAACACTGGTGGGAGTGGAAGAAATG ACTTCGCGGGAGGACGGGGACTTGGAGACGTCCCTCAGCGAAGGCACCCCACCCAGAATGGATGGGCCACTACCT GTGCAGGACAACGGGGCGCCTTCAGCCCCCTGCGGGCCTTCACAGCCCGGCACTG cggctcctgacgagctgcTGGGcactgtggaggaggtggtgcatcCCTCTTCAGAGGAG gtggtgccCTGTACccgggaggaggtggtgccCTGTACccgggaggaggtggtgaatcCCTCTTCAGAGGAGGTGCAGCAGAGGTCTACACAGGCGCTGAGCTGTCCTACAGAGAAGGAGGTGCAGCTGCCTCTTACAGACGCGGTGCTGATGCCCTCGAccaaggaggaggtgcaggtcAATCCATTAGCAGAGGAGGTGCCTTTGCCCTTTTCAGATGACGAGGAGGGGCTCCTTCCCTCCAGACTGGAGGGGCCTCCCctggcggaggaggtggtggtgtctcCTCCGGATGAG ACGGTGATGGAACAGGGACCTTCTCCGCGTGTGGGAGAACCTCGAG CAACAGCGGTGGCAGCCGGCAGGGAGCTGGCAGGAGACGAACGTCCAACAGAAGGACGTCCTCTGCAGGGGGCGGGAGCTAGAG GTCCGACCATGCTCCACCGTGCTATTCTGAACTTCTTCTGGTGGACAGGACTCTCCTCTGGACCGGTACCTGTGGACGAAGAGCAGGGGACCCCGGAGATTCAACCAATCGCAGCCCCACGGCGGGACGCG GAGGACCTGATGGAGAGGGTGCCGCTGGGCTCGGCGGGACAGAGTCTGG AAGCTCAGTTGTCATCGGTGACCCACCTGTCGCTGGTGATCCACGACAGCTCGGAGAACCTCACCAACGAGGAGTGA